In Alkalihalobacillus sp. AL-G, the genomic stretch CAACTTCAGATAGATCAGCCAGGGCTTGACATCGTATTAGTCGACCGTACATTGAACAAAAATCCTACTCGTAATGGTAATGTTCATTTTATCAACGGAAAGCCTTATGAAGATGCAACACTCATGAAGGCTAACGTCCGTTCCGCTCATTATGTGATCATTACTGCGAACTCCGAATTGAGTGAAGAACAAGCCGATATGGATTCGATCTTGACACTGGTTGCATTAAAAGGCTGCTCACCTCTTGTTAAAGTTATTGTGGAAATCAAAACTGAAACTCATTATGAAAATGCGAAACGTGCTGGTGCAGATACGATCGTTCAATCATCGAGAATCATTGGGAGTACTTTTCTCGAGAAGCTTGATTAGACTAACAGCTGGTCTTCCAGCTCTCTGACTAGCTTTTCCCCCGCTTCCACCCATTTGTCATCGATTGATCCGTCTGGGTCTTGGGGTTCAGAGAATTGGTTCAATGTGGCACTTGAGTTTCCAGATGTAACATTGTCATCGAGTCCTCGTTGGTAGACATGGTGCAACAAATAAGGGGATTGTAGTTCTACCACACATCCTGGGCGTTCCAATTCCCCTTTTATCGCTTTAAAAGGAACCCGCAAAAACATATAGCCTTCTTCGTCATCGAGCTTGTAGTCAAACGAGCCGTGATCATATTCCCATCCACCGCCGATGTCATATCCGAGTGGTTTCAGCGTAAATTCAAGCTCGTTTAGTTCGTACTGTTCTCCCTCTAGCTTTGATACGATTTCTCTCATGTAGTTTCTCCTTTCAGGCATACTTGGTCATAGTGTGTCCATTTTCCACTACTTTCATAAAGAAAACTCGGAGATTGCCAACGCGAAAGCAGAGTCGGAGTTACTATCAAAATTATTTCTTTCTTATCTAAAAAAAGAACGAGCTTTTAATTTCACTCGTTCTTACTTCGTTCAATCTATGGAATTATTCGTTTCGAAGTCGGCGTTCGAGTTCTTCTTTTAAATCCTCGAATCCTGGTTTGCCGAGTAGTGCGAACATGTTTTTCTTATACGCTTCTACACCAGGCTGGTTGAACGGGTTTACCCCAAGCAGATAACCGCTGATCGCACACGCTTTTTCAAAGAAATAGACCATGTATCCGAAATGATAAGCGGTAAGCTCTGGAATGTTCAGCATCAGATTCGGCACTCCGCCATCCGTGTGGGCAAGCAACGTTCCTTCCGACGCTTTTTTATTGACGAAGTCCATCGTTTTTCCAGATAAAAAGTTCAGTTTATCCAAGTTTCCTTCGTCTTCCTTGATGGTAACTTCTTGTCTCGGGTGTTCGACGTTCAGGATTGTTTCGAACAGATCACGACGTCCTTCCTGAACATATTGACCGAGTGAGT encodes the following:
- a CDS encoding YugN-like family protein; this encodes MREIVSKLEGEQYELNELEFTLKPLGYDIGGGWEYDHGSFDYKLDDEEGYMFLRVPFKAIKGELERPGCVVELQSPYLLHHVYQRGLDDNVTSGNSSATLNQFSEPQDPDGSIDDKWVEAGEKLVRELEDQLLV